In Fusobacterium perfoetens, one genomic interval encodes:
- the rsmA gene encoding 16S rRNA (adenine(1518)-N(6)/adenine(1519)-N(6))-dimethyltransferase RsmA, translating to MSFKHKKKYGQNFLTDQNAVLEKIMEVSKIEPHEEILEIGPGEGALTELLLEKAKKVTCVEIDTDLEKILRKKFAGNEKFNLIMEDILKVELDKVIAPHTRVVANIPYYITSPIINKLIENRDKIDEAYLMVQKEVGERVCASSGKERSVLTLAVEYYGTGEYLFTIPKEFFNPVPKIDSGFISIKFYNDRRYEKLIPEDIFFKYVKAAFSNKRKNIVNNLSTLGISKDVVKEKLELLNISPNERAENLTIEQFIKLAECFEKN from the coding sequence ATGTCGTTTAAGCATAAAAAGAAATACGGTCAGAATTTTTTAACTGATCAGAACGCTGTGCTGGAAAAAATTATGGAGGTTTCTAAAATAGAGCCTCATGAAGAAATTCTTGAAATAGGACCAGGAGAAGGAGCTTTAACAGAGCTCCTTCTTGAAAAAGCAAAAAAAGTTACATGTGTTGAAATAGATACAGATCTTGAAAAAATTTTAAGAAAAAAATTTGCAGGAAATGAAAAATTCAATCTTATAATGGAAGATATTCTGAAAGTAGAACTTGATAAAGTTATTGCTCCTCATACAAGAGTAGTTGCCAATATACCTTACTATATAACATCTCCTATTATAAATAAACTTATTGAAAACAGAGACAAAATAGACGAAGCATATCTTATGGTGCAGAAAGAAGTGGGAGAAAGAGTCTGTGCTTCTTCAGGAAAAGAAAGAAGTGTTCTTACTCTTGCTGTTGAATATTATGGAACAGGTGAATATCTTTTTACTATTCCTAAAGAGTTCTTTAATCCTGTGCCTAAAATTGATTCAGGTTTTATCTCAATCAAGTTTTACAATGACAGAAGATACGAAAAGCTTATTCCTGAAGATATATTCTTTAAATATGTAAAAGCTGCTTTTTCAAATAAAAGAAAAAATATTGTAAATAATCTTTCAACACTTGGAATTTCAAAAGATGTTGTAAAAGAAAAACTTGAACTTTTGAATATTTCTCCAAATGAAAGAGCTGAAAATTTAACAATAGAGCAATTTATAAAACTGGCAGAATGTTTTGAAAAAAATTAA
- a CDS encoding DUF4911 domain-containing protein, with product MQSYEFKIQSRKEDIDFINKIIEAYEEVGVVRTNDAQRGLITIISTTDYKDLARDIILDLGKNYVKAEILEEGLWKGVL from the coding sequence ATGCAAAGCTACGAATTTAAAATACAAAGCAGAAAAGAAGATATAGACTTTATAAATAAAATAATAGAAGCTTATGAAGAAGTGGGAGTTGTAAGAACAAATGATGCTCAGAGAGGACTTATCACAATTATAAGCACAACAGATTATAAAGATCTAGCAAGAGATATAATTTTAGATTTAGGAAAAAATTATGTGAAAGCTGAAATACTTGAAGAAGGACTTTGGAAAGGAGTCCTTTAA
- a CDS encoding KH domain-containing protein: MEKLENLLSYILKGLVEKQDEVRITYELIDDTIIFKVNVAEGEMGRVIGKNGLTANAIRGVMQAAGVKDKLNVNVEFLD, translated from the coding sequence ATGGAAAAATTAGAAAATCTGTTAAGTTATATTTTAAAAGGACTTGTTGAAAAACAAGATGAAGTAAGAATTACTTATGAACTTATAGATGATACTATTATCTTTAAAGTAAATGTTGCTGAAGGAGAAATGGGAAGAGTTATAGGTAAAAATGGACTTACTGCAAATGCAATAAGAGGAGTTATGCAAGCTGCAGGAGTAAAAGATAAATTAAATGTCAATGTAGAATTTTTAGACTAG
- the rimM gene encoding ribosome maturation factor RimM (Essential for efficient processing of 16S rRNA), which yields MDLVTIGKITGTHHLKGAVKANISLSTPEIIVGERVMAEKPDGQKRILSVKKLSNLVGDKVVIEFEEITNKTEGNLLAGSFIKINRDILGMSEDEYLLEDLLGMTVITAENESIGKVVDVFDTAAHDIIVVEDENTETLIPNIENFVKDIDFEKKEIYVEILEGMREVKGSVSENDELD from the coding sequence ATGGATCTGGTTACTATTGGAAAAATAACAGGAACTCACCATCTTAAAGGAGCTGTAAAAGCTAATATAAGTTTAAGCACTCCTGAAATTATAGTTGGTGAGAGAGTTATGGCAGAAAAACCTGATGGGCAAAAAAGAATCTTAAGTGTAAAAAAACTTTCAAATCTTGTTGGAGATAAGGTTGTAATAGAGTTTGAAGAAATCACAAATAAGACAGAAGGAAATCTTCTTGCAGGAAGTTTTATAAAAATAAATAGAGATATTCTAGGTATGTCTGAAGATGAATACCTTCTTGAAGACCTTTTAGGAATGACTGTTATAACAGCAGAAAATGAAAGTATCGGAAAAGTTGTTGATGTTTTTGATACAGCAGCACATGATATAATTGTAGTTGAAGATGAAAACACAGAAACTCTTATTCCAAATATTGAGAACTTTGTAAAAGATATAGATTTTGAGAAAAAAGAAATTTATGTAGAAATTCTTGAAGGAATGAGAGAAGTTAAGGGAAGTGTTTCAGAAAATGATGAGCTTGATTAA
- the trmD gene encoding tRNA (guanosine(37)-N1)-methyltransferase TrmD → MKINILTLFPELFTAFKSQSIIGRAVKNNLIEINIINIRDFCFDKHQQADDTPFGGEGGMVMKPEPLFRALEKCGGKVIYTSPQGVTFNQELALKLKDEEEITIIAGHYEGIDERVVENKVDMEVSIGDFVLTGGELPSMVMIDAVARLIPGVITKASYENDSFFNGLLDYPQYTRPAEYMGLKVPDVLISGNHKKIKDWRMKESLKRTYLRRPDLLKNRKFSKEEAKFMKEILEELAEGDK, encoded by the coding sequence TTGAAAATAAATATTTTAACTTTATTTCCTGAACTTTTTACAGCCTTTAAGTCACAAAGTATAATAGGAAGAGCAGTAAAAAATAATCTTATAGAGATAAATATTATAAATATAAGAGATTTTTGTTTTGACAAACATCAGCAGGCTGATGACACTCCTTTTGGAGGAGAGGGAGGAATGGTAATGAAACCTGAACCTCTTTTCAGAGCCTTGGAAAAATGTGGAGGAAAAGTTATTTATACTTCTCCTCAAGGAGTTACATTTAATCAGGAACTTGCTCTTAAGCTGAAAGATGAGGAAGAAATAACTATAATAGCTGGACATTATGAAGGAATAGACGAAAGAGTTGTTGAAAATAAAGTGGATATGGAAGTCTCAATAGGAGATTTTGTGCTTACAGGAGGAGAATTACCTTCTATGGTAATGATTGATGCAGTAGCCAGGCTTATTCCAGGTGTTATTACAAAAGCATCTTATGAAAATGATTCATTTTTCAATGGACTTCTGGATTATCCTCAGTATACAAGACCAGCAGAGTATATGGGGCTTAAAGTTCCTGATGTTTTAATTTCAGGAAATCATAAAAAAATAAAAGACTGGAGAATGAAAGAGAGTCTTAAAAGGACATATTTAAGGCGTCCCGACCTTTTAAAAAACAGAAAGTTTTCTAAAGAGGAAGCAAAGTTTATGAAAGAAATTCTTGAAGAATTAGCAGAGGGGGATAAATAA
- a CDS encoding gamma carbonic anhydrase family protein, which yields MIYRLNGFEPVIGENNFIADTAALIGKVTTERDVSIWFSAVMRADVCSIYVGEKTSIQDNVTIHGDKGHDVVIGKNVTIGHNCIIHGCTIGDNCVIGMGSTILNGAVIPPNSLVGAHSLVTPSLKAEEGTLIIGSPAKSVKKLPKEQQEYLKDAADLYVDEIDVYANKLERVK from the coding sequence ATGATATACAGACTAAATGGTTTTGAACCTGTTATAGGAGAAAATAATTTTATTGCAGATACAGCTGCTCTTATAGGAAAAGTTACAACAGAAAGAGATGTATCTATATGGTTTTCTGCTGTAATGAGAGCAGATGTATGCAGTATATATGTGGGAGAAAAAACAAGTATTCAGGATAATGTCACAATTCATGGAGATAAAGGGCATGATGTAGTGATAGGAAAAAATGTTACGATTGGTCATAACTGCATTATACATGGATGCACAATAGGGGATAACTGTGTAATAGGAATGGGATCTACTATTCTTAATGGTGCTGTAATTCCACCAAATTCTCTTGTAGGAGCTCATTCTCTTGTAACTCCTTCATTAAAAGCTGAAGAGGGAACTCTTATTATAGGAAGTCCAGCAAAAAGTGTAAAAAAACTTCCAAAGGAACAGCAGGAATATTTAAAAGATGCTGCTGATCTTTATGTTGATGAAATAGATGTTTATGCAAATAAATTAGAAAGGGTGAAATAA
- a CDS encoding RNA methyltransferase gives MRDKIYLGLVHYPVYNKRKEVVCTSVTNFDIHDISRSCKTYDVKEYNLIVPVEAQKQLTERIIGYWQDGTGGEYNKDRESAFTITRVKDSIEQCIADIEAREGQKPVIITTSAHTFPNSISYKGLSEKVFSDDKPYLFLFGTGWGLIQEVMDMSDYILEPIRGNTKYNHLSVRAAVAIILDRVLGEN, from the coding sequence ATGAGAGATAAAATATATTTAGGGCTTGTACACTACCCTGTTTATAATAAAAGAAAAGAAGTTGTATGCACTTCTGTTACAAACTTTGATATTCATGATATATCAAGAAGCTGTAAAACATATGATGTAAAAGAATATAATCTTATTGTTCCTGTAGAGGCTCAAAAACAATTAACAGAAAGAATCATAGGATATTGGCAAGATGGAACTGGAGGAGAATACAATAAAGACAGAGAATCTGCATTTACAATAACAAGAGTAAAAGATTCAATAGAACAATGTATTGCAGATATAGAGGCAAGAGAAGGACAGAAGCCTGTAATAATAACAACATCTGCCCACACATTTCCTAATTCAATAAGCTACAAAGGGCTTTCTGAAAAAGTATTTTCAGATGACAAACCTTATCTTTTCCTTTTTGGTACAGGTTGGGGATTAATTCAGGAAGTTATGGATATGTCTGATTATATTTTAGAGCCTATAAGAGGGAATACAAAATATAATCACCTTTCTGTAAGAGCCGCTGTTGCTATTATCTTAGACAGAGTTTTGGGAGAAAATTAA